In a single window of the Pirellulales bacterium genome:
- the ubiE gene encoding bifunctional demethylmenaquinone methyltransferase/2-methoxy-6-polyprenyl-1,4-benzoquinol methylase UbiE, translating into MIVDKSETRVRRMFGEIAERYDFLNHLLSLGIDRYWRWQTVRRVPAREDGPLLDLCTGTGDLALAYFRRTNGAITIVAVDFCPEMLAIGRKKGTQAGANGQMTFVEADAQRLPFPDDSFQIVSVAFGLRNVTDTDRGLSEMARVCRPGGRVAVLEFSLPRGQMLRGLYNWYFRRVLPRIGQAISRNRFSAYDYLPASVGEFPTGEALAERMRGAGLREVSFTPLTFGVATLYVGTK; encoded by the coding sequence ATGATCGTCGATAAATCGGAAACGCGCGTTCGGCGGATGTTTGGCGAGATCGCCGAGCGATACGATTTCCTGAACCATTTGCTATCGTTGGGGATTGACCGCTATTGGCGATGGCAAACGGTGCGGCGCGTGCCGGCGCGCGAGGATGGGCCGCTTTTGGATCTCTGCACTGGGACTGGCGACCTGGCGCTGGCCTATTTCAGGCGGACGAACGGAGCGATTACGATCGTAGCAGTCGATTTTTGCCCCGAGATGTTGGCGATTGGCCGAAAAAAGGGGACTCAGGCCGGAGCAAATGGGCAGATGACGTTCGTCGAGGCGGATGCCCAGCGGCTGCCGTTTCCCGATGATTCGTTTCAGATCGTCTCCGTCGCTTTCGGGCTGCGGAACGTGACCGACACGGACCGCGGGCTCAGCGAGATGGCGCGGGTCTGCAGGCCGGGAGGGCGCGTGGCGGTGTTGGAGTTTTCCCTGCCGCGCGGGCAAATGCTGCGTGGCTTGTACAACTGGTATTTTCGCCGCGTGCTGCCGCGGATCGGCCAGGCGATTAGTCGGAATCGGTTTAGCGCTTACGATTATCTCCCGGCCAGCGTCGGCGAGTTTCCCACCGGCGAGGCGCTGGCCGAGCGGATGCGCGGCGCGGGGCTGCGCGAGGTGAGCTTCACGCCGCTGACGTTCGGCGTGGCGACGCTATATGTTGGAACGAAGTGA